A stretch of DNA from Cloacibacillus sp.:
GAGTAAACTTATGGCCGCGGCGGTAGGGGGCTTGCTCAACCGGCTGGCCTTTACCGCCGTGGTTAGCGCGGATATCTATTCCCGATGATTTATAATTTACTATACTCTGATAAACCGGTGTTGGTGTACTTTGCCTTCCAAGATGACCGCCATTGATGTGCGCCCATATCGTGCCCTCGCGCGGAGCCGTATGAGGAGACGGAGAGAGGACAGAAAATTCCTAAATATGATTTTCTTGGGGTGATTTTTTATGAACGAAAAGAGACGGCAGATCATAGAGAAGCTGCTGGAAAAGATCAACAGCGGCGAAGTCGTCACGGGAGACAGGCTGCTGCCGGAGCGGCAGCTCGCGGAGGCGATCGGAGAGACGCGCCCCGTCGTCCGCGAGGGGCTTATCGCGCTGGAGGCGATGGGCGTGCTCGACATCCGCGACAGGCAGGGCATCTATCTCTCGTCAAGCGAGGAGAACGAGGCCAAGATGATGCTTCATAAGGTGCGCGGCTGGCCGGCAGACATGCTTTCGCGGGTGATGGAGGTGCGCCAGATCATCGAACCTCTGGCGACGGCGATCGCCGCCGTTCGGCGCGACGATAAGGACCTCGCGAAGATGCGCGAGTGCCTGCGCAACCTTGCCGAGCTTGTGGATGAGCCCGGAGAGGCCGCGGCGCGGGAGAGTCTTATCTGGAACACCACCCTTCACACCGTCATCGTGGAGTCGGCGGAGAATGCCTACCTCTCGCGTATCTACGAGGGGATACATACGGTTATTGAGCACAGCCTGTCGCTGATGCGGATCGGCACCGCTCCCGAGAAGGAGGGCGGTCCCCGCTCCGTCTACCATGATCACCTTAGATTATTTGAACGCATAGAGGCGCGGGACTCCGCGGGGGCCGAACTCTGCGCAGAGGAGCACCTTCGCCACTCCATCAACGCGATGGTGACTCTGGGGCAGATAGTGCCGGCTTCGGATCTCTTCGGGCAAAAGCTGATCGGGCAGGCGCGGCTTTTGTAGCCGCTATTAGCCTCTCGTCCTTCTGAAGCACTTTACGCCCTCCCACCAAAAGGTGGCAGAGGCGGCGGCCAGCAGCGCGAGCGCGAAGTCCGCTGGCGACAGCGGCTGCAGTTTTGTCGCGGCGGCGGCCTGCGGCAGCGTTGACATCACAATTAAACAGAGCAGCACGCCGAAGTTGACGAACCATGCGACCTTGTCAACCGCCGCGCTCCCCTTCGCGAAGGCAAAATCTCTGTCGGAGCGGTTCACATAGACGAGGAAGAGGTTCGCGAGCACCAGGACGGTGAGGAAGAAGGTCCGCGCGTGTTCCGCGCCGCCGTAGGGCAGCGTGATATAGTAAGAGCCGAAGGCCGCCGCGAAGATCGCGAGCCCCTGCGCCGCCGCCTTTCCGAGCAGCCCGCGCGTGATTATCGGCGCTCCCACGGGACGCGGCGGCCGCTCCATGATGTCCCTCTCCTCCGGCTGGCGCTC
This window harbors:
- a CDS encoding FCD domain-containing protein, with the protein product MNEKRRQIIEKLLEKINSGEVVTGDRLLPERQLAEAIGETRPVVREGLIALEAMGVLDIRDRQGIYLSSSEENEAKMMLHKVRGWPADMLSRVMEVRQIIEPLATAIAAVRRDDKDLAKMRECLRNLAELVDEPGEAAARESLIWNTTLHTVIVESAENAYLSRIYEGIHTVIEHSLSLMRIGTAPEKEGGPRSVYHDHLRLFERIEARDSAGAELCAEEHLRHSINAMVTLGQIVPASDLFGQKLIGQARLL